In one window of Porites lutea chromosome 8, jaPorLute2.1, whole genome shotgun sequence DNA:
- the LOC140946422 gene encoding dynactin subunit 4-like isoform X1, which yields MASPFEGDGVRVLLTCSCSALSPPSRLYFCRHCIKLRCPLCVSHEVDSYYCPNCLENMPSAEAKVKKNRCANCFDCPSCGNTLSTRATAVAIQSDKSGDDGKATQAKKVYYLACGFCRWSSRDVGIEDKSVASGAWQEQESPAAKRVNTLVEYYRQLATKEKVEREKKKLTKRRNYMHISYIPRKDKFNLSSLTRRKSSLSYLTSFSSKGKEMVDEEVVLKNPSEAVEEVETLAEEFYNKTLILEKVPNLQQRLCQPDFQPETLADLHPRHKHLLAKRSQRCRQCEHNLSKPEFNPSSIKFKIQLGAVHYLPMLRISNVPALKFGKEAQVTLSFTNPVENLLKVTLLNIEEDEKDAVAEKEKEKQDEGNDKGADSKMEEGKKDDTEKTKEDGAKDKEEKNVDDEGKKKEEGSEKAADDKKKEGSVGVMGINRKFDRSIDNSCEGRSFVPTAQVTLPTYPLMLGARDEAAEFDEMDSSTSAEMFNDDPRFVVNRQANKLWFRVKVMPKKPLGDVKFSMIMQYDYKHTATALVRGSQESEEQIVTLKHIMHINLGPVQSEP from the exons atggcgtcgcCCTTCGAAGGCGATGGTGTACGTGTATTACTGACTTGTTCCTGTTCGGCGCTTTCGCCACCCTCTCGATTGTACTTTTGTCGACACTGCATTAAGCTGAGATGTCCACTTTGTGTGTCTCACGAG gtcGATTCTTACTACTGCCCAAACTGTTTGGAAAATATGCCTTCGGCAGAGGCTAAAGTTAAAAAGAACAG ATGTGCCAATTGTTTTGACTGCCCAAGTTGTGGAAATACATTGTCCACAAGAGCCACAGCAGTTGCCATACAGTCAGACAAGTCAGGTGATGATGGCAAAGCAACACAAGCCAAGAAAGTTTATTACCTTGCTTGTGGGTTCTGCAGATGGTCTTCTAGAGATGTAGGGATTGAAGATAAGAGTGTGG CAAGTGGAGCTTGGCAGGAGCAGGAAAGTCCCGCTGCAAAGAGG GTTAATACTCTTGTAGAATACTACAGACAGCTTgctacaaaagaaaaagttgaaagggagaaaaagaaattaaccaaACGCCGCAACTATATGCACATATCA TATATACCAAGGAAG GATAAGTTCAATTTATCATCGTTAACAAGACGCAAGAGTAGTCTTTCTTATCTGACTAGTTTCAGCTCAAAAGG GAAAGAAATGGTTGATGAAGAAGTGGTTCTAAAAAACCCTAGTGAAGCTGTGGAAGAAGTGGAAACATTGGCTGAAGAATTTtataacaaaactttaattcttGAAAAAG ttCCAAATCTACAGCAGAGGTTGTGCCAGCCAGACTTTCAGCCAGAAACATTAGC TGATCTTCATCCAAGACATAAGCATCTCTTGGCCAAGAGGTCTCAGCGTTGCCGG CAATGTGAACACAATCTAAGCAAACCAGAATTCAACCCTTCATCAATAAAGTTCAAGATTCAGTTAGGAGCAGT TCATTATCTACCAATGCTACGAATTTCGAATGTTCCAGCCCTAAAATTTGGAAAG GAAGCCCAGGTGACTCTCTCCTTCACAAATCCAGtggaaaatttattaaaagtcACTTTGTTGAACATCGAAGAAGATGAAAAGGACGCTGTTGCTGAAAAGGAGAAGGAGAAGCAGGATGAGGGCAATGATAAAGGAGCTGACAGCAAGATGGAGGAAGGCAAAAAAGACGATACAGAAAAGACCAAAGAAGATGGAGCAAAAGACAAGGAAGAGAAAAATGTTGATGATGAAGGAAAGAAGAAGGAGGAGGGAAGCGAGAAGGCTGCTGATGATAAAAAGAAGGAAGGTTCTGTTGGTGTGATGGGGATAAACAGGAAGTTTGATCGAAGCATTGACAACAGTTGTGAGGGAAGGTCATTTGTTCCCACTGCTCAG GTCACCCTTCCTACCTACCCGCTCATGTTAGGAGCACGTGACGAGGCAGCTGAATTTGATGAGATGGATTCCTCAACATCTGCAGAGATGTTTAATGATGATCCAAG ATTTGTTGTGAATCGACAAGCCAACAAACTTTGGTTTCGTGTGAAGGTTATGCCTAAAAAACCTTTAGGCGATGTTAAG TTCTCGATGATTATGCAGTATGACTACAAGCATACAGCCACAGCTTTGGTTCGAGGCAGCCAGGAATCTGAGGAGCAGATTGTGACGCTGAAGCATATAATGCATATCAATCTTGGTCCCGTACAAAGTGAACCTTAA
- the LOC140946422 gene encoding dynactin subunit 4-like isoform X3 has translation MASPFEGDGVRVLLTCSCSALSPPSRLYFCRHCIKLRCPLCVSHEVDSYYCPNCLENMPSAEAKVKKNRCANCFDCPSCGNTLSTRATAVAIQSDKSGDDGKATQAKKVYYLACGFCRWSSRDVGIEDKSVASGAWQEQESPAAKRVNTLVEYYRQLATKEKVEREKKKLTKRRNYMHISYIPRKDKFNLSSLTRRKSSLSYLTSFSSKGKEMVDEEVVLKNPSEAVEEVETLAEEFYNKTLILEKVPNLQQRLCQPDFQPETLADLHPRHKHLLAKRSQRCRQCEHNLSKPEFNPSSIKFKIQLGAVHYLPMLRISNVPALKFGKEAQVTLSFTNPVENLLKVTLLNIEEDEKDAVAEKEKEKQDEGNDKGADSKMEEGKKDDTEKTKEDGAKDKEEKNVDDEGKKKEEGSEKAADDKKKEGSVGVMGINRKFDRSIDNSCEGRSFVPTAQICCESTSQQTLVSCEGYA, from the exons atggcgtcgcCCTTCGAAGGCGATGGTGTACGTGTATTACTGACTTGTTCCTGTTCGGCGCTTTCGCCACCCTCTCGATTGTACTTTTGTCGACACTGCATTAAGCTGAGATGTCCACTTTGTGTGTCTCACGAG gtcGATTCTTACTACTGCCCAAACTGTTTGGAAAATATGCCTTCGGCAGAGGCTAAAGTTAAAAAGAACAG ATGTGCCAATTGTTTTGACTGCCCAAGTTGTGGAAATACATTGTCCACAAGAGCCACAGCAGTTGCCATACAGTCAGACAAGTCAGGTGATGATGGCAAAGCAACACAAGCCAAGAAAGTTTATTACCTTGCTTGTGGGTTCTGCAGATGGTCTTCTAGAGATGTAGGGATTGAAGATAAGAGTGTGG CAAGTGGAGCTTGGCAGGAGCAGGAAAGTCCCGCTGCAAAGAGG GTTAATACTCTTGTAGAATACTACAGACAGCTTgctacaaaagaaaaagttgaaagggagaaaaagaaattaaccaaACGCCGCAACTATATGCACATATCA TATATACCAAGGAAG GATAAGTTCAATTTATCATCGTTAACAAGACGCAAGAGTAGTCTTTCTTATCTGACTAGTTTCAGCTCAAAAGG GAAAGAAATGGTTGATGAAGAAGTGGTTCTAAAAAACCCTAGTGAAGCTGTGGAAGAAGTGGAAACATTGGCTGAAGAATTTtataacaaaactttaattcttGAAAAAG ttCCAAATCTACAGCAGAGGTTGTGCCAGCCAGACTTTCAGCCAGAAACATTAGC TGATCTTCATCCAAGACATAAGCATCTCTTGGCCAAGAGGTCTCAGCGTTGCCGG CAATGTGAACACAATCTAAGCAAACCAGAATTCAACCCTTCATCAATAAAGTTCAAGATTCAGTTAGGAGCAGT TCATTATCTACCAATGCTACGAATTTCGAATGTTCCAGCCCTAAAATTTGGAAAG GAAGCCCAGGTGACTCTCTCCTTCACAAATCCAGtggaaaatttattaaaagtcACTTTGTTGAACATCGAAGAAGATGAAAAGGACGCTGTTGCTGAAAAGGAGAAGGAGAAGCAGGATGAGGGCAATGATAAAGGAGCTGACAGCAAGATGGAGGAAGGCAAAAAAGACGATACAGAAAAGACCAAAGAAGATGGAGCAAAAGACAAGGAAGAGAAAAATGTTGATGATGAAGGAAAGAAGAAGGAGGAGGGAAGCGAGAAGGCTGCTGATGATAAAAAGAAGGAAGGTTCTGTTGGTGTGATGGGGATAAACAGGAAGTTTGATCGAAGCATTGACAACAGTTGTGAGGGAAGGTCATTTGTTCCCACTGCTCAG ATTTGTTGTGAATCGACAAGCCAACAAACTTTGGTTTCGTGTGAAGGTTATGCCTAA
- the LOC140946422 gene encoding dynactin subunit 4-like isoform X2 has translation MASPFEGDGVRVLLTCSCSALSPPSRLYFCRHCIKLRCPLCVSHEVDSYYCPNCLENMPSAEAKVKKNRCANCFDCPSCGNTLSTRATAVAIQSDKSGDDGKATQAKKVYYLACGFCRWSSRDVGIEDKSVASGAWQEQESPAAKRVNTLVEYYRQLATKEKVEREKKKLTKRRNYMHISDKFNLSSLTRRKSSLSYLTSFSSKGKEMVDEEVVLKNPSEAVEEVETLAEEFYNKTLILEKVPNLQQRLCQPDFQPETLADLHPRHKHLLAKRSQRCRQCEHNLSKPEFNPSSIKFKIQLGAVHYLPMLRISNVPALKFGKEAQVTLSFTNPVENLLKVTLLNIEEDEKDAVAEKEKEKQDEGNDKGADSKMEEGKKDDTEKTKEDGAKDKEEKNVDDEGKKKEEGSEKAADDKKKEGSVGVMGINRKFDRSIDNSCEGRSFVPTAQVTLPTYPLMLGARDEAAEFDEMDSSTSAEMFNDDPRFVVNRQANKLWFRVKVMPKKPLGDVKFSMIMQYDYKHTATALVRGSQESEEQIVTLKHIMHINLGPVQSEP, from the exons atggcgtcgcCCTTCGAAGGCGATGGTGTACGTGTATTACTGACTTGTTCCTGTTCGGCGCTTTCGCCACCCTCTCGATTGTACTTTTGTCGACACTGCATTAAGCTGAGATGTCCACTTTGTGTGTCTCACGAG gtcGATTCTTACTACTGCCCAAACTGTTTGGAAAATATGCCTTCGGCAGAGGCTAAAGTTAAAAAGAACAG ATGTGCCAATTGTTTTGACTGCCCAAGTTGTGGAAATACATTGTCCACAAGAGCCACAGCAGTTGCCATACAGTCAGACAAGTCAGGTGATGATGGCAAAGCAACACAAGCCAAGAAAGTTTATTACCTTGCTTGTGGGTTCTGCAGATGGTCTTCTAGAGATGTAGGGATTGAAGATAAGAGTGTGG CAAGTGGAGCTTGGCAGGAGCAGGAAAGTCCCGCTGCAAAGAGG GTTAATACTCTTGTAGAATACTACAGACAGCTTgctacaaaagaaaaagttgaaagggagaaaaagaaattaaccaaACGCCGCAACTATATGCACATATCA GATAAGTTCAATTTATCATCGTTAACAAGACGCAAGAGTAGTCTTTCTTATCTGACTAGTTTCAGCTCAAAAGG GAAAGAAATGGTTGATGAAGAAGTGGTTCTAAAAAACCCTAGTGAAGCTGTGGAAGAAGTGGAAACATTGGCTGAAGAATTTtataacaaaactttaattcttGAAAAAG ttCCAAATCTACAGCAGAGGTTGTGCCAGCCAGACTTTCAGCCAGAAACATTAGC TGATCTTCATCCAAGACATAAGCATCTCTTGGCCAAGAGGTCTCAGCGTTGCCGG CAATGTGAACACAATCTAAGCAAACCAGAATTCAACCCTTCATCAATAAAGTTCAAGATTCAGTTAGGAGCAGT TCATTATCTACCAATGCTACGAATTTCGAATGTTCCAGCCCTAAAATTTGGAAAG GAAGCCCAGGTGACTCTCTCCTTCACAAATCCAGtggaaaatttattaaaagtcACTTTGTTGAACATCGAAGAAGATGAAAAGGACGCTGTTGCTGAAAAGGAGAAGGAGAAGCAGGATGAGGGCAATGATAAAGGAGCTGACAGCAAGATGGAGGAAGGCAAAAAAGACGATACAGAAAAGACCAAAGAAGATGGAGCAAAAGACAAGGAAGAGAAAAATGTTGATGATGAAGGAAAGAAGAAGGAGGAGGGAAGCGAGAAGGCTGCTGATGATAAAAAGAAGGAAGGTTCTGTTGGTGTGATGGGGATAAACAGGAAGTTTGATCGAAGCATTGACAACAGTTGTGAGGGAAGGTCATTTGTTCCCACTGCTCAG GTCACCCTTCCTACCTACCCGCTCATGTTAGGAGCACGTGACGAGGCAGCTGAATTTGATGAGATGGATTCCTCAACATCTGCAGAGATGTTTAATGATGATCCAAG ATTTGTTGTGAATCGACAAGCCAACAAACTTTGGTTTCGTGTGAAGGTTATGCCTAAAAAACCTTTAGGCGATGTTAAG TTCTCGATGATTATGCAGTATGACTACAAGCATACAGCCACAGCTTTGGTTCGAGGCAGCCAGGAATCTGAGGAGCAGATTGTGACGCTGAAGCATATAATGCATATCAATCTTGGTCCCGTACAAAGTGAACCTTAA
- the LOC140946419 gene encoding uncharacterized protein, with translation MEKVEKILEALKLSKEAGNKEAEGNSYIDLGSAYHDLGQHEKSIEYFEKSLSICSETGNKAGELSTCRKLGSAYGSLHKHKKSVEYFEKALSLSKEVGDRGEEGKAHRNLGAAFFSLGLPDKSIEHNENALIISVEIGNKRKEGNSYNAFGQVYYCTGHYDKAIFNFEKELEVRQILEDKRGQGRSYNLLGDVYHALSQYEKSIDCQKKALKISEETGDKKVEGDAYNSLGDVYRALGEYDISIRYLEKGLEISKESRNKPGEGMAYNSLATLFLALSEYEKAIDNSTKGLEICTEVGNTRAKSKCYSNIATAYHALGQSERCLEYYEKSLDIAQSLGDRQGEGTMYNNLGTLFYDLSQYEKSLHYYQKAIEVHKEIGDRQGQGTAYLNLGDVHDALANHQESLDFLQKSLEISQEIGDKRAEGASYSSIGSVYNSLGQFEKSIEYQTKALKIYETTGDKQGLGDSYNKLGSVYSDLQQYQEALACYEKGLEIRKAIGNKHGQAASYNNFGSVYCELGHYEKSIENHEKALVIRKETGDKRGEGTSYNNLGSVYSKLQQYDKAIDYFKKSLEISANIGNKLGEMASYSHLCLVWYAREQYEKAIECEEKALALKEAIDDIRGVVISCVNLASIYHALGQYEKCIGQFKKAIQVSESTGDKQQQIQLYSNLGDVYNALGHKEQALEFHEKAIKICREVGDRKAESTSYHILGSICHALHQFDKSISYYKSSLEILKTLDDKHGEHKTRSALANVYEALGQHKEAIECHKEALKIGETLCDKEKEEASCSKLSFLYKALGQYDKSIKYRENALEIFKALGYKPAEGRSYELLGILYQAVGQFEKSIECAGKAIEIFRTTGRRGAEGRSYSQLGNLYFDTGQYEKAVENHKKSLEIREAIDDKKGEGTSHNNLGSAYCALNQIKKSIESCHRSVEIRKEIGYKEGEITSYNNLGMVYLQLGHHEKSIECQEKALEISREIKDKQGEGTSYSNLGTVYNAKGEYEKSLGYEKKALAIYKDVGDKVQEGTSYNNLGILYYIFGQHQNSVDCFERALNIKKEFGDKAGQESCHSSQSLLYSTAGEYEKAIENQEEALQICSTVGNREGELRSHDALGTANYFFRHLEKSIQHQEKVLEFSKEVGDRKREGTSYSHLGTIYHAQQQFVKSVEYQEKALNIFKAIGDKHGEAASCSNLGITCCALGQYEKSLSYHEKALGVCKEICDTGGDLRSYKGLGSAYHLQGQLEKSILCYTKILEVSKEIGDKQEEVASYQNLYTLLNALGKREEAAIYLEKAQKIKNDSGERQQEDKYDERPAQCVYYVCDLYKKSIEPGKCSSGIIDAVRGIDPIPRGSGVQIEMSIKYHEREMEIRRVTGDKRGEGRSCRALGYDYITLGHYKTSIEYFEKALDIGDVIGSKKAKAHSYSGLGNVYLALGQYDKALKYQEESFKIDEEIEDKKGKGASFTNLAGIYRASGQYEKAIEYQNKALEICIEIQDRKGEAVSYNNLGSMYNALGQYNSSIHFQEKALKIRKEVGDREGEGISYVNLGNVQYALGQHEKAINYLERGLEIFKETGFKGKEHLVLYGLAMSHFHEKSFSKASDYFFGSIKGHENVRKSLKDEDKLSLDDQSISFYKGLTLMLISLGKVDDALCTAERGRARALVDLIFSNFGIQEINKTNEFTLSSLPSLLEKQRSDFLFMGIIKKQIYLWFMEKGGKINFKIGTELSAIEKEGTSLQDLVTSTLRSLPKDDKEEYEDRSLSEIYEDESSIAEEQSEETSQHHFRGNEEEEREANLKKLYQMIIAPVAGLIQGPEIVIIPEGGLFLVPFAALQDSSGKHLSQTCRIRLIPSLTSLQVIQSFPENYHSQTGALIVGDPTVGLVEFDGRVGVLKPLPNARTEADMVCRYVRPPYFKLIGEQATKGEVLKRIQDVGLVHIAAHGDAERGEIALAPNVRATEVVKKEDFMLTMEDIANVGIRAKLVVLSCCNSGHGKIMTAEGVVGIARAFLGSGARSVLMSLWPVNDAATKVFMNVFYRSLMREQKSASEALHLSVKKLRESAIYKHFRHWAAFELLGDDVTFD, from the coding sequence ATGGAGAAAGTGGAGAAAATACTTGAGGCCTTAAAACTCTCCAAGGAAGCCGGAAACAAAGAAGCAGAAGGGAATTCTTATATCGACCTCGGGAGCGCCTACCACGATCTCGGTCAACATGAAAAATCCATCGAGTATTTTGAAAAATCTCTTTCGATTTGCAGCGAAACCGGAAACAAAGCTGGAGAATTGAGTACATGCCGCAAGCTTGGAAGTGCCTATGGTTCTCTTCACAAGCATAAGAAATCCGTCGAGTATTTCGAGAAAGCGCTATCGTTAAGCAAGGAAGTTGGAGACAGGGGAGAAGAAGGGAAAGCGCACAGAAATCTTGGTGCCGCATTCTTTAGTCTTGGTCTGCCCGATAAGTCGATTGAGCATAATGAAAATGCACTTATAATCAGTGTAGAAATTGGCAAcaaaaggaaggaaggaaattCATACAACGCATTTGGTCAAGTGTATTACTGTACTGGTCACTATGACAAGGCGATATTTAACTTCGAGAAAGAGCTGGAAGTAAGACAAATACTAGAAGACAAACGCGGCCAGGGGCGATCTTACAATCTTCTTGGCGATGTTTATCATGCTCTCAGTCAGTATGAGAAATCCATCGATTGCCAAAAGAAAGCTCTTAAGATAAGCGAAGAAACCGGAGACAAGAAAGTGGAAGGAGATGCCTACAACAGCCTCGGCGACGTGTACCGTGCTCTTGGCGAATATGATATATCGATCAGGTACTTGGAGAAAGGTCTTGAAATAAGCAAGGAGTCCCGCAATAAGCCAGGAGAAGGAATGGCCTACAACAGTCTTGCCACACTGTTTCTTGCCCTTAGTGAATATGAGAAAGCGATCGATAACTCTACGAAGGGTCTTGAAATTTGTACAGAGGTAGGAAACACACGCGCGAAAAGCAAATGTTACAGCAACATTGCTACAGCATATCATGCTCTTGGTCAATCCGAAAGGTGTCTGGAGTATTATGAAAAaagtctcgacatcgcccaatCGCTTGGAGACAGACAGGGAGAAGGAACAATGTACAATAATCTCGGTACATTGTTTTATGATCTTAGCCAATACGAGAAATCGTTACACTATTACCAGAAAGCAATTGAGGTCCACAAAGAAATAGGAGACAGACAAGGACAAGGAACAGCTTACCTAAACCTCGGTGACGTACATGATGCTCTTGCTAATCATCAAGAGTCACTCGACTTTTTACAGAAATCTCTTGAAATCAGTCAAGAAATCGGGGATAAACGGGCTGAAGGGGCGTCTTACAGCAGCATTGGAAGTGTGTATAATTCCCTTGGCCAGTTTGAGAAGTCCATTGAATATCAGACGAAAGCCCTTAAAATCTATGAAACGACTGGGGACAAGCAAGGGCTGGGAGACTCGTACAACAAACTAGGTAGCGTGTACAGTGATCTCCAACAGTACCAAGAGGCATTGGCTTGCTACGAGAAAGGACTTGAGATAAGAAAAGCGATCGGTAACAAACACGGACAAGCAGCATCCTACAACAACTTTGGCAGCGTCTACTGCGAGCTTGGCCACTACGAGAAATCAATCGAGAATCACGAGAAAGCGCTGGTTATCAGGAAAGAAACTGGCGACAAACGAGGGGAAGGGACATCTTACAACAACCTCGGTAGTGTATACAGCAAGTTACAGCAGTATGACAAAGCAATTGATTATTTCAAGAAAAGTCTCGAAATCAGTGCAAACATTGGCAATAAGCTGGGAGAGATGGCATCCTACAGTCACCTGTGTCTTGTATGGTACGCTCGTGAGCAATATGAAAAGGCGATTGAGTGTGAAGAAAAAGCACTTGCATTAAAAGAAGCCATTGACGACATACGTGGAGTAGTTATCTCGTGCGTCAATCTTGCAAGTATTTACCATGCACTTGGTCAATATGAAAAATGTATCGGGCAATTTAAGAAAGCTATTCAAGTCAGCGAATCCACGGGTGACAAGCAACAACAAATACAATTGTACAGCAATCTCGGTGATGTGTATAATGCTTTGGGACACAAAGAGCAGGCACTAGAATTTCACGAGAAAGCCATCAAAATCTGCAGAGAAGTTGGAGACAGAAAAGCAGAGAGTACCTCCTATCACATCTTGGGAAGTATTTGCCACGCCCTACACCAGTTTGACAAATCTATCAGCTATTATAAATCCAGCCTTGAAATTCTGAAGACCCTTGATGACAAACATGGCGAGCATAAAACACGCAGTGCCCTCGCTAATGTGTATGAGGCTCTAGGCCAGCATAAAGAAGCGATTGAGTGCCACAAGGAAGCCCTCAAAATCGGCGAAACACTGTGTGACAAGGAGAAAGAAGAAGCATCATGTAGCAAGCTCAGTTTTCTGTATAAGGCTCTTGGCCAGTACGATAAATCTATCAAATACAGAGAGAATGCTCTGGAAATCTTTAAAGCTCTGGGATATAAACCAGCAGAAGGAAGATCGTACGAGCTTCTTGGTATCTTGTATCAAGCTGTCGGTCAGTTTGAGAAGTCGATTGAGTGCGCAGGGAAGGCAATTGAAATCTTTAGAACAACTGGTCGCAGAGGGGCTGAGGGAAGATCATACAGCCAGCTTGGAAATCTCTATTTTGATACTGGCCAGTATGAGAAGGCTGTTGAAAATCATAAGAAGAGTCTTGAAATCCGGGAAGCCATTGATGACAAGAAAGGAGAGGGAACCTCCCACAACAATTTAGGCTCCGCATATTGTGCACTCAATCAGATCAAGAAGTCTATTGAATCCTGTCATAGAAGTGTTGAAATCAGGAAAGAAATTGGCTACAAAGAAGGGGAAATAACGTCCTACAATAACCTCGGTATGGTTTATCTACAACTTGGCCATCATGAAAAGTCAATTGAGTGTCAAGAGAAAGCGCTTGAAATCAGCAGGGAAATTAAAGACAAACAAGGAGAAGGAACGTCATACAGCAACCTTGGCACTGTGTATAATGCTAAAGGGGAATATGAGAAGTCGCTTGGGTACGAAAAGAAAGCACTCGCGATCTATAAAGATGTTGGCGATAAAGTGCAAGAAGGAACTTCTTATAACAACCTTGGTATATTATATTACATTTTTGGTCAACATCAGAACTCCGTTGACTGCTTCGAAAGGGCTCTCAACATCAAGAAAGAATTCGGGGACAAAGCAGGGCAGGAATCTTGTCACAGCAGCCAGAGCCTTTTGTATAGTACTGCCGGCGAGTATGAGAAGGCTATTGAGAATCAAGAAGAAGCCCTTCAAATTTGCTCAACAGTCGGCAATAGAGAAGGGGAGTTACGGTCTCACGATGCTCTTGGtacagcaaattatttttttcgccATTTAGAAAAATCAATCCAACACCAAGAGAAAGTGCTTGAATTCAGTAAGGAAGTTGGAGATAGGAAAAGAGAAGGAACATCTTACAGTCATTTAGGCACAATCTATCATGCTCAGCAACAATTTGTGAAATCGGTTGAGTATCAAGAGAAAGCTCTCAACATCTTTAAGGCGATTGGAGACAAACATGGAGAAGCAGCATCGTGTAGCAACCTTGGCATTACTTGTTGCGCCCTTGGTCAGTATGAGAAGTCCTTATCGTATCATGAAAAAGCGTTAGGGGTCTGTAAAGAGATTTGTGACACAGGAGGAGATTTGAGATCTTACAAAGGTCTTGGCAGTGCTTATCATCTTCAGGGCCAACTGGAGAAGTCTATCTTGTGTTACACAAAAATTCTGGAGGTCAGCAAAGAAATTGGAGACAAGCAAGAAGAAGTAGCATCCTACCAGAATCTATACACCTTGTTGAATGCACTTGGCAAACGCGAGGAAGCTGCCATTTACCTGGAGAAAGCGCAGAAGATCAAGAACGATTCTGGAGAGAGACAACAGGAAGATAAATATGACGAACGACCTGCTCAATGTGTGTACTACGTTTGCGATCTTTACAAAAAATCTATTGAACCTGGAAAATGTTCTAGTGGAATCATCGATGCAGTCAGAGGAATAGATCCTATTCCGAGGGGATCTGGCGTGCAAATTGAGATGTCGATCAAATATCACGAGAGAGAAATGGAAATCAGGAGAGTAACGGGTGACAAACGGGGAGAGGGAAGATCCTGTCGCGCTCTTGGATACGATTACATCACTCTTGGCCACTATAAGACATCTATTGAATATTTCGAGAAAGCACTTGACATAGGCGACGTAATTGGCAGCAAGAAAGCTAAGGCGCACTCCTACAGTGGCCTTGGTAATGTGTATCTTGCTCTTGGCCAGTACGATAAAGCTCTAAAGTATCAGGAGGAATCATTCAAAATTGATGAGGAGATCGAAGACAAGAAGGGAAAAGGAGCATCCTTCACGAACCTGGCAGGCATATACCGTGCCTCTGGCCAATATGAAAAAGCAATTGAATATCAAAACAAGGCGCTCGAAATCTGCATTGAAATACAAGACAGGAAAGGGGAGGCTGTATCATACAACAATCTCGGTAGCATGTACAATGCTCTTGGCCAATATAATTCCTCAATACATTTTCAGGAGAAAGCTCTTAAAATCAGAAAAGAAGTAGGCGACAGAGAAGGAGAAGGAATTTCATATGTCAACCTTGGCAATGTTCAATATGCTCTTGGCCAGCATGAGAAGGCCATCAACTACCTGGAAAGAGGACTTGAAATCTTCAAAGAAACTGGATTCAAGGGAAAAGAACACCTTGTTTTATACGGCTTAGCCATGAGCCATTTTCACGAGAAAAGTTTCTCAAAAGCTTCCGACTATTTCTTTGGAAGCATTAAAGGTCATGAAAATGTAAGAAAGTCTCTTAAAGATGAAGACAAGCTTTCATTAGATGATCAAAGCATTTCATTTTACAAGGGACTTACCTTGATGTTGATTTCTCTTGGAAAGGTAGATGATGCCCTCTGCACAGCCGAACGAGGACGAGCTCGTGCACTTGTAGACCTGATATTCTCTAATTTCGGAATCCAGGAGatcaacaaaacaaatgaatttaCTTTGAGCTCGTTACCAAGCCTCTTAGAAAAACAGCGAAGTGATTTTCTTTTCATGGGCATCATAAAGAAGCAAATCTATCTCTGGTTCATGGAAAAGGGTGGCAAAATAAACTTCAAGATTGGAACAGAGCTGTCAGCAATTGAGAAAGAAGGAACGTCTTTGCAAGATTTGGTAACGAGCACTTTGAGATCCTTGCCAAAAGACGACAAAGAAGAATACGAAGACAGATCACTGTCAGAAATCTATGAAGACGAATCGTCAATAGCAGAGGAGCAAAGTGAAGAAACCAGTCAGCACCATTTCCGGGGtaacgaagaagaagaaagagaggCCAATCTAAAGAAATTATACCAAATGATAATTGCGCCTGTTGCTGGTCTCATCCAAGGTCCAGAGATTGTCATAATCCCAGAAGGAGGATTGTTCTTGGTCCCATTTGCAGCCTTGCAAGATTCCAGTGGAAAGCACTTGTCCCAAACCTGTCGAATTCGCCTCATTCCCTCTCTGACATCGCTTCAGGTCATTCAAAGTTTCCCAGAAAATTACCATTCTCAAACTGGGGCACTGATTGTGGGAGATCCGACGGTTGGCCTTGTAGAGTTTGATGGAAGAGTTGGAGTTTTGAAACCTCTACCAAATGCCAGAACTGAAGCAGATATGGTATGCCGGTATGTTAGGCCACCATACTTTAAGCTCATTGGAGAGCAAGCCACTAAGGGTGAGGTGTTAAAAAGAATCCAGGATGTAGGGTTGGTGCATATTGCAGCCCACGGTGATGCAGAGAGAGGAGAAATTGCCCTTGCACCAAACGTACGTGCCACGGAAGTTgtaaaaaaggaagattttaTGCTGACAATGGAGGACATAGCAAACGTCGGTATAAGGGCCAAGCTGGTAGTACTCAGCTGCTGCAATAGTGGTCATGGTAAAATCATGACAGCCGAGGGAGTTGTCGGAATAGCTCGGGCGTTTCTTGGATCTGGTGCTCGCTCCGTTCTGATGTCATTATGGCCTGTTAACGATGCAGCTACCAAAGTCTTCATGAACGTGTTCTACAGGAGTTTAATGCGCGAACAAAAGAGTGCAAGTGAGGCTCTTCACCTGTCTGTTAAGAAGTTAAGAGAGTCtgcaatttacaaacatttcagGCACTGGGCTGCTTTTGAACTTCTTGGAGATGATGTCACATTTGATTGA